A single window of Bacteroidota bacterium DNA harbors:
- a CDS encoding ChaN family lipoprotein: MKKYILPLLLLVLINDLAAQKKDAFVIYDSKGKKVSYATMLKSMSEADVALFGEQHNCAIAHWLQLETLKDLYRKRKLTLGAEMIEADNQSALDLFVSGKINQKAFDTLARLWPNYKTDYAPLVNFAKDSHLVFVATNIPRKYANLVFKRGFQTLDSLTALEKTWMAPLPMAYDSTLPGYLKIIEMMGGHGGSNMPKAQATKDATMAYFTLKNYIPGNLFVHFNGAFHSDNFEGILWYLKKDRPNLKYITISTVTQENIYKLLDENKAKADFIICVDEDMTTTY, from the coding sequence GTGAAAAAATATATACTCCCACTATTGCTTCTGGTATTAATCAACGACCTTGCTGCACAAAAAAAAGATGCTTTTGTTATATATGATAGCAAAGGCAAAAAAGTGTCTTACGCCACCATGCTCAAGTCAATGTCGGAGGCCGATGTGGCCTTGTTTGGCGAACAACATAATTGTGCCATCGCTCATTGGCTGCAGTTGGAAACTCTCAAAGATTTATATCGTAAACGTAAGCTTACTTTGGGGGCAGAAATGATTGAAGCCGATAACCAATCCGCTTTAGATTTATTCGTAAGCGGTAAAATTAACCAAAAAGCTTTTGATACCTTGGCAAGGCTATGGCCCAATTATAAAACTGATTACGCCCCGCTTGTCAATTTTGCCAAAGACAGTCATTTGGTCTTTGTGGCCACCAATATCCCCCGTAAATATGCCAATCTGGTTTTCAAACGTGGTTTTCAAACACTTGACAGTTTAACGGCTCTCGAGAAAACATGGATGGCACCTTTGCCCATGGCGTACGATTCTACTTTGCCAGGTTATCTTAAAATTATAGAAATGATGGGCGGACATGGGGGCTCAAATATGCCCAAGGCTCAAGCCACTAAAGATGCTACCATGGCTTATTTCACTTTAAAAAATTATATACCCGGCAATCTATTTGTTCATTTCAATGGTGCGTTTCACAGCGATAATTTTGAAGGGATATTATGGTACTTGAAAAAAGATAGACCCAATTTAAAATATATTACAATCAGTACCGTAACTCAAGAAAACATATATAAACTACTGGATGAAAACAAAGCTAAAGCCGATTTTATTATTT